The proteins below come from a single Planctomycetota bacterium genomic window:
- a CDS encoding ParB N-terminal domain-containing protein, producing the protein MNAKYDPVVRMIPIKQINVLNPRERGKKKFSQIVANIGTLGLKKPVTVCHVDGHNGDARYDLVCGQGRLEAYAQLGEETIPAIVIEGTKEDLLLMSLAENLARRSHSTVELVREIGALKERGYSHHEIARKTDLDPTYISGILKLLARGEERLLQAVEKGHLPVSIAITIATSDDKAVQRALQDAYEKHDLRGKALLRARRLIESRRARGKRPRSGTRKPSTTPVSTENLLKTYQQETLRQKMIIQKAKIFETKLMFSVSALKQLFQDEHFVTLLRAEGLDTLPQFLAAQIKGTDE; encoded by the coding sequence ATGAACGCCAAATACGACCCCGTCGTCCGCATGATCCCGATCAAGCAGATCAATGTGCTGAACCCGCGTGAACGGGGGAAGAAGAAGTTTTCCCAGATCGTGGCAAACATCGGCACGCTCGGGCTCAAAAAGCCGGTGACCGTTTGCCACGTTGACGGGCATAACGGGGACGCACGGTACGATCTGGTGTGCGGCCAGGGCCGGCTCGAAGCGTATGCCCAACTCGGTGAAGAGACGATTCCCGCCATTGTGATTGAGGGAACGAAGGAAGACTTGCTGTTGATGAGTCTCGCGGAAAACCTGGCCCGCCGCTCACACTCCACCGTCGAACTGGTCCGCGAGATCGGCGCACTCAAGGAACGTGGCTACTCGCACCACGAAATTGCCCGCAAGACCGACCTCGACCCCACCTATATCAGCGGCATCCTGAAGCTGCTCGCCCGTGGCGAAGAACGGTTATTGCAAGCCGTCGAGAAGGGGCACCTGCCGGTCAGCATCGCGATCACGATCGCCACCTCTGACGACAAGGCCGTGCAGCGCGCCTTACAAGACGCCTATGAAAAACACGATCTGCGTGGCAAGGCCCTGTTGCGGGCACGGCGCTTAATCGAGAGCCGCCGGGCGCGGGGGAAGCGGCCACGAAGTGGCACTCGAAAGCCGTCCACGACCCCCGTCTCCACCGAGAATCTGCTCAAAACCTACCAGCAGGAAACCTTACGGCAAAAGATGATCATTCAGAAGGCAAAAATCTTCGAGACCAAGTTGATGTTCTCGGTCTCGGCGCTCAAGCAACTATTTCAAGACGAACATTTTGTGACGTTGCTACGCGCGGAGGGGCTCGACACGCTCCCGCAGTTTCTCGCTGCCCAAATCAAAGGAACCGATGAATGA